In a single window of the Montipora capricornis isolate CH-2021 chromosome 11, ASM3666992v2, whole genome shotgun sequence genome:
- the LOC138023243 gene encoding E3 ubiquitin-protein ligase TRIM71-like, which translates to MGAYSLKDATVVTRTTPQHVTVSCARIFCEAHQPLKASRGHRNVLIDNLQAQGVQDLIHTPVMCSQQYHEDQQLEFYCEDCKDLICHKCTVMSHDRHSKTDTQKAGEEQKMHMAEAVAKVKAEMVRYESEIKKQTDLRNKNRVEILNEEKKMRDTVERLIRDLREHERKMRAKFREIYEAEQKHHATRLEIFELVATQLKSCFESCQSILERNFSVQILQTNHAILGRCNELLNVRKRDLYMSPHIHYLVQKKLDLMDRFSLIKTDPSKFLAEGQDSKEVKERKETYFVIVTKDSEGFQCYQQDDKTKVNILTPEGDQLKTDIKDTKDGKYTVRYTRQAAGQHRMEILVNGQSLTGSPWIVQVHQHQYEFAF; encoded by the coding sequence ATGGGAGCGTACAGTCTCAAAGATGCAACAGTTGTGACGAGAACAACACCACAACATGTTACTGTTTCGTGTGCCAGGATTTTCTGTGAAGCTCACCAACCCTTGAAGGCCTCAAGGGGTCATCGCAATGTTTTGATCGACAACCTGCAAGCGCAAGGTGTGCAAGATTTGATCCACACACCCGTGATGTGTTCACAGCAGTATCATGAAGATCAACAACTCGAATTTTATTGCGAAGATTGTAAAGATCTGATTTGCCACAAATGTACTGTAATGAGTCATGATCGACACTCTAAGACAGACACTCAGAAAGCTGGAGAAGAACAAAAGATGCATATGGCCGAGGCTGTGGCCAAAGTAAAAGCGGAAATGGTCAGATATGAGagtgaaattaagaaacaaactgacctaagaaacaaaaacagagtGGAAATTTTGAACGAGGAAAAGAAAATGAGAGACACTGTGGAAAGATTGATTCGTGATTTGCGAGAACACGAGAGGAAAATGAGGGCCAAGTTTCGTGAAATTTATGAAGCGGAACAGAAACATCACGCAACGCGACTGGAAATTTTCGAGCTGGTTGCCACCCAGCTGAAAAGCTGCTTCGAAAGCTGCCAGAGTATCTTAGAAAGAAACTTCAGCGTCCaaattctacaaacaaatcacgCCATCCTCGGACGTTGCAATGAACTGTTAAATGTAAGAAAACGCGATCTTTACATGTCGCCACATATACATTACTTGGTGCAAAAGAAATTGGATCTTATGGATCGATTTTCGCTCATCAAGACTGATCCCTCAAAGTTCTTAGCTGAAGGTCAAGACAGCAAGgaagtaaaagaaaggaaggagacatattttgtcattgttaCAAAGGATTCAGAAGGATTTCAATGTTATCAACAAGATGATAAAACCAAAGTCAACATATTGACTCCAGAAGGTGATCAACTAAAAACAGACATTAAAGACACGAAAGACGGCAAATACACGGTGAGATATACACGACAAGCAGCCGGACAACATAGAATGGAGATCCTTGTGAATGGGCAGTCGCTGACTGGTAGTCCTTGGATTGTGCAGGTTCATCAGCACCAATATGAATTTGCCTTTTAG
- the LOC138023244 gene encoding E3 ubiquitin-protein ligase TRIM71-like has product MDVQQLFKILKKEAECPLCIETVKNPKTLPCLHSFCLECLNRHANFARRQLKATIKCPVCQTTFQIPEKDTFENLPPSFHLNRLVDVLALEDGSVQSQICNSCDENNTSTCYCFVCQNFLCASCFEAHQRLKATRGHRNVLIDNLQAQDVQEWIHRPVMCSQQYHGDQPLEFYCEDCKDLICHKCTVVSHDRHSKTDTQKAAQEQKMQIADVVAKVKAEIVRYESEIKKQTDLRNKNKVEILKEEEKMRDTVEKLIRDLREHERKMKDKFREIYEAEQKHHTTRLENFQLLATQLKSCFERCQSILERNFGVEILQTNHAILGRCNELLNVRKPDLYMSPHIHYLVEKKLDLMDRVVVTKTDPSKCFAEGQDSKDVKERKQTHFVIVTKDSEGFQCYQQDDKIKVDVLTPEGDQLNTDGNDTKDGKYTVTYTPQYAGQHRVEIVLNGQPLSGSPWIVQVHQNQYQFAFQFGSRGKERGEFDGIYDIDVSHKTGTIAVADGRNKRIQLLSSEGKFRMEIKLDGAPWSVAFEDSGDLLTLVPRSDNKLRVFNEEGHFIKHINDKHLDEPGRLSIAIDGPIIIADWSDKKIKVLSPDGNDLLQSFSAPDCDKIPFYAIYHQNKFFASYYFANCVKVFDKTGVYLHDIGCKGSNDGQFNGCRGLVIDKYNRLIVCDDGNRRLQLFTPWGKFLSKIDGQYLKNGFPNYVAINRGGSVMVADPLNRRISVYH; this is encoded by the coding sequence ATGGATGTTCAACAGCTTTTCAAGATTCTTAAAAAGGAAGCAGAATGCCCATTGTGCATAGAGACTGTCAAAAATCCCAAGACATTGCCATGTCTTCACTCATTCTGCCTGGAGTGTCTCAACAGACATGCAAACTTCGCAAGGAGACAGCTAAAAGCGACAATCAAATGTCCGGTTTGCCAGACTACATTCCAAATTCCCGAAAAAGACACCTTCGAGAATTTGCCGCCATCGTTTCATCTCAACCGATTGGTAGATGTTCTAGCTCTAGAAGATGGCAGCGTACAGTCTCAAATATGCAATAGTTGTGACGAGAACAACACGTCAACATGTTACTGTTTCGTGTGCCAAAATTTTCTGTGCGCATCTTGTTTTGAAGCTCACCAACGCTTGAAGGCCACAAGGGGTCATCGCAATGTTTTGATCGACAACCTGCAAGCGCAAGATGTGCAAGAGTGGATCCACAGACCAGTGATGTGTTCACAGCAATATCATGGAGATCAACCCCTCGAATTTTACTGCGAAGACTGTAAGGATCTGATTTGCCACAAATGTACTGTAGTGAGTCATGATCGACACTCTAAGACGGACACTCAAAAAGCTGCACAAgaacaaaaaatgcaaattgccgACGTTGTGGCCAAAGTGAAAGCGGAAATTGTCAGATATGAGagtgaaattaagaaacaaactgacctaagaaacaaaaacaaagtggaAATTTTgaaggaagaagagaaaatgagagACACTGTGGAAAAATTGATTCGTGATTTGCGAGAACACGAGAGGAAAATGAAGGACAAGTTTCGTGAAATTTATGAAGCGGAACAAAAACATCACACAACGCGACTAGAAAACTTCCAGCTGCTTGCCACCCAGCTGAAAAGCTGCTTCGAACGCTGTCAGAGTATCTTAGAAAGAAACTTCGGCGTCgaaattctacaaacaaatcacgCTATCCTCGGACGTTGTAATGAACTGTTAAATGTAAGAAAACCCGATCTTTACATGTCGCCACATATACATTACTTGgtggaaaagaaattggatCTTATGGATCGAGTTGTTGTCACCAAGACTGATCCCTCAAAGTGCTTTGCTGAAGGTCAAGACAGCAAGGAtgtaaaagaaaggaaacagACACATTTCGTCATTGTTACAAAGGATTCAGAAGGATTTCAATGTTATCAACAAGATGATAAAATCAAAGTCGACGTTTTGACTCCAGAAGGTGATCAACTAAACACAGACGGTAACGACACCAAAGACGGCAAATACACGGTGACATACACACCACAGTATGCCGGACAACACAGAGTAGAGATCGTTTTGAATGGACAGCCGCTGAGTGGTAGTCCTTGGATTGTGCAGGTTCATCAGAATCAATATCAATTTGCATTTCAGTTTGGTTCAAGAGGGAAGGAACGAGGAGAATTTGATGGCATTTACGATATCGATGTGAGTCATAAAACGGGAACGATTGCTGTTGCAGATGGGCGGAATAAAAGAATTCAACTGTTGAGCTCTGAAGGAAAGTTTCGAATGGAGATAAAACTTGATGGTGCACCTTGGTCTGTGGCATTTGAAGACTCTGGTGACCTGCTGACTTTAGTTCCGAGAAGCGACAATAAGCTTCGTGTGTTCAATGAGGAGGGTCACTTCATTAAACACATCAATGATAAACATCTTGATGAACCAGGTCGCCTTTCCATTGCGATTGATGGTCCTATAATCATAGCTGACTGGTCGGACAAGAAAATCAAGGTCCTCTCCCCTGATGGGAATGACTTGCTCCAATCCTTCAGtgccccagactgtgataaaaTCCCATTCTATGCTATTTATCACCAGAACAAATTCTTTGCTTCTTATTATTTTGCTAATTGTGTCAAGGTCTTTGACAAAACAGGAGTGTATTTACATGACATTGGCTGTAAGGGATCGAATGATGGCCAGTTTAATGGTTGTCGTGGACTCGTTATTGACAAGTACAACCGACTCATTGTGTGTGATGATGGTAACCGTAGGCTGCAACTCTTCACCCCATGGGGGAAGTTTTTGAGTAAAATTGATGGACAGTATTTAAAAAATGGCTTTCCTAATTATGTTGCTATAAACAGAGGTGGTAGTGTCATGGTAGCCGACCCACTCAACAGACGCATTTCTGTTTACCATTAA